The Desulfovibrionales bacterium region CCCTCATACCAACGCATGCCCCTACCGGATCAACGTCGGAATCATTAGAAACCACGGCGATCTTTGATCTGCTGCCCGGCTCACGGGCCACACCCATAATCTGCACTATAGACTCGCTGATCTCAGGGACTTCCATCTCAAAAAGTCTGGACAAAAATAAAGGATGGGTGCGCGAAAGAACAACCTGCGGCTCCTTGGCGCTATGTTTGCGAACATCTATTATTACGGTCCTTACGCGATCGCCACGGCGATAATTCTCGCGGCTTATCTGTTCTTCAACCGGCAATACGGCGTCCGTACGGCCAAGATTGATAATGACGTTCCCCTTCTCAAAACGTTGTACAATTCCGTTCACTATCTCACCCTTGCGGTTTCTGAAATCGTCATAAATAACATCCTGCTCGGCGTCTTTCATCCTCTGAATAATGACCTGTTTGGCAGCCTGAGCAGCTATACGGCCAAACCCGCTGGTGTCCATCTTCGTCCCCAGGCTGTCGCCGATTTGACACCCCGCATCCAGCTTTCGTCCTTCCTCAAGAAATATCTGAGTCTGTTCGTCCGTTACCTTCTCCACCACCTCACGGAATTGAAAAACCTCCATCTCGCCCAGTTCTTCATTGAAACTGACCTCCAGATCACGGCGTTGTCCGTACTTTTTCTTGGCCGCAGACTTGATAGCCTCTTCCAGGGCTTCAATAAGTATGGCCCGATTAATGCCCTTGTCTTTACTTATCTGGTCAATAACATGTTTCAGTTCGGAAATCATACCCATGTGCTCCTAATCAGAATTCCCACTCTAAATTCGCCCTTGCTACTTCTTTATAAGGTATGGCAAACAACTCCTGGTCTATGCGCACATAAATAGTGCCATCCTTATAATCCGACAAGATACCGACAAAATTCTTGCGATCACCGATCGGGTGGGCGGTTTTTATTCTAATTTTTTTACCCCTGAACCGAAGAAGATCTTTTTCTTTCTTAAGAGGCCTGTTCAGGCCTGGAGACGAAATCTCTAAATGATAAGAATGGGGCACCGGATCTTTCACGTCCAGCAGATTTCCCAATTCACGACTTATGGTAGTACAGTCATCCAGGGTAATCCCCTGCTCCTTGTCTACAAACAGCCTCAAGACCCATCCCATCTGTTCCTTGCGATACTCAATATCCACTAATTCCATGCCTTCCGCATCGAGAAGGGGTTCGGCTATGGCCGTAACCTCCTCTATAATCCTCTTTACTTTCTCCGGCGATACAATCATGGCTCAAAAATAAAAAAAGCGGGCATATAGCCCACTTCGCTCTTTCACCCAGTGACTTTAAACTGATTTTCTTACTAAAAATTGTCGGTAAAAAATATCAATTCAAATCCACTAATCGAAGTAGGCACTCAACCCTTATTACTCCGGGCTAAAGCAACCTCAATAAGGGATGGAGCGGGCAACGGGATTCGAACCCGCGACACCAAGCTTGGGAAGCTTGTACTCTACCAACTGAGCTATGCCCGCTTTGCCATGCATTAATAAGGCATAAGTGGCCATCTGTCAAGGGTTTTAATATTTGGTGTCAAGACTAACTATGAGAGGGTTGACGCAAAATTCAGTGGGTTCGGTGGGCACGATAAAACTGTGCCCACCCTACAAAGCTACGTTACTGATTTCATTTAATCCATGAACGGATGTCAGCAAAAAACTTGTATGCGGGAATTATGTGAATAACAGAGGCCCCCTCTTTTATCTCCCCCTCATCTTCGTAGGTAACGATCAATCCATTCTTTATATTCGTTTCTTCCATTGCCCTCTGTAGCGCCCTCACCTCACGATTTCTTACCCTGCCTTCGCCTATTTCCTTTGTAACCTGAATCAATCCTGTCGTTTTCTTCCCCTCCCGACAGATAAAATCTACCTCCAGCCGATTCTCTGTCTGGTAATAAAAAACATCTTGCCCCTGCCTCATTAATTCCAGAAAAACCATATTTTCAAGAAGCTGGCCCACCTTCTCAGAAAATCTGAAGGAAATAGAAGACGCCATTCCGGTATCAATGGTGTAAATCTTTTTAGGGCTTTTAATCTGCTTCTTTACAGAAAAAGAAAATGTATCCACAGTAAACAGCAGGTAGGCATCAGAGAAGTATCTGAGATATTCCTTAATGGTCTTATCAGAGAGATCAAAAAGTTTCGAAAGGGTGTTATACGAATACAGGGCAGATATATTGGAAATAAGATAAAAAAAGAGTGTATCAAGGTCGCCTATCTTCTTTATCTTGAACCTCGGCGCGATATCCTGATAGAGGATGTTCCTCGCGTATGTGGAAAGGATTTCTCTGGCCGCTCCCTTTTCTCCCACAAAGGCTATTTCAGGAAATCCCCCGTATTGTAAATACTCGTCCCAAAGACTTTTTATCTTATGCCGCTTCCGCAGCAACAGGATATTATCCGAGATATCCGATCCATTAGCCCGGAGAAATTCCTTGAAAGAAAATGGATAGACCTCTAAGGGAATTGTCCTGCCGGACAGAAGGGTTATCAATTCTGATGATAATAATCTTGAATTTGAACCAGTAATAACGAATTTAATATTTTTCTGTTCATAATGCGCCTTCACAAACACCTGCCATTCATTGAAGTACTGAATCTCATCCAGGAAGCAATAAATCTGCCCTTGTGGAGATGTGAGCTTTAGGTAATCCTCATATATCCGTTCAAGGTTTATTACCTTGTCTTTATACTGGCTGAAATATGGGGTCTCAAGATTTAAAAAAAGGATGTTTTTAGGATTGATGGCCTTGTCTTTTAAAAGGTGATTTATGAGCTGCTTGAGAAGTGTGCTTTTACCGCCCCGTCTTACGCCTACAATGGAGACGATATGGGGTAAGTCAATGTAACTTTTAAGTTTATCCAGGATGTCTCTTTTTATTCCTTCTTCATAGAACCTACCAGTCCAGTGCGGATTTTGATCAACGATAACGTCTTCAAACATATCAACTCCGAATAAATTGTTATTTGTTCGGAGTATAATACGAGTTAATGCCCAGTGTCAATATGTTTATCCCTCCGGGTCCCGTAGGGTGGGCATTGCCCACCGTCTTTGTCGTCCTTCATTCTCCAGCGACATCGATTGGAATCTCCACCGGTGTCGCACCCCAGTGGTTTCGGTGGGCACGATAAAGCTGTGCCCACCCTACTTTACTGAAGAAGTTCTCCGGCCTTGCGAATAATATCCTGCTCTCCCGGATAGGTAGCTTTCTTCAGCGCTTCTTCTATGGGAAACCAGCGAACCTCATCTACTTCGTGGTCGTGCCGGGCTGTGTCTCCACCGGTCAGCTTCATGAGAAAAAAATAGACTATTTTAAAGTAATGAGTGGTCCTGCCCTCTTCTTTGTGGGAGTACCAATAATGAATGGAGTCGATTTTTTTGATTATATTGCCGGTAAGGCCGGTCTCTTCCTCTACCTCACGGTGGGCGGTGCGGGCCAAGTTTTCGCCTTCCTCCACCAGCCCCTTGGGCAGTCCCCAGACTATGCCGCCCCTGGTAGCGATAAGCGCTATCTCTATCCGTCCGCCGGATTCACGAAAGAGCACTCCCCCGGCTGAAATCTGTTTTACGGTCTCTCTTTTTGATTCTTTATGTTGATCCGGCATCGCTAACTGATATAATATATAAATATAGTGGTCTCGGTGGGCACGATAATGCTGTGCCCACCCTACGGGGCTAACTGTATAAATATATCAGCCGTAAATAAACCTCCGCCTGGGCGGATTAATATCTTATAGAATATTTTTCTCTGAAAATCAGCGAAAATCTGCGTTTCAATCTGGAGGAAAACAAAGATGTCCCTAGCTTCTATAAAGACAGGCGTGGTGGCTGACAATAGATACATGGAGCACGACCCCGGTTCCTATCACGTGGAAAGCCCGGAGCGCCTGCGGGCCATCTATGAACTCTTTGCAGAACCGGATTTTAAAGATAAATTTGTTAAGGTCGAACCACGACAGGCCGGCCACGAAGAACTTTCCTGGAACCACAGCAAAGGACATATCAAACGTATAGCCGCCACGGCCGGCAAGGCGGTTTCCCACCTGGACCCCGATACCCGTACTTCTGAGACATCATACGATGTGGCCCTTCTGGCCGTGGGAGGCGTCTTTTCCCTTATCGATGCCCTTTTTGATAAAAAGATCGCCAATGGTTTTGCCCTGGTGCGGCCTCCTGGCCATCATGCCGAGGCAGACCAGGCCATGGGTTTTTGCCTGTTTAACAATATAGCCCTGGGCGCGCATTATCTTATCAACCGCTATGGGATAAAGAGGATATTAATTGTAGATTGGGATATCCACCATGGTAATGGAACACAGCATTCCTTTTATGACCGCCCGGACGTGCTCTATTTTTCCACCCATCAATTTCCTTACTATCCGGGCACGGGAAATTTCTCTGAGGCCGGTTCAGGCGCGGGTGAGGGTTATACGATGAACATACCCCTTCCGGGCGGTCAGGATGAAGGCGAGTATATGGCTATCTTTCAGAATATCCTGCGGCCGGTGGCCCTGGAATATAAGCCGGATATAGTGCTGGTCTCGGCCGGATTTGATATTTACTACAAGGACCCCCTCGGGACCATGCAGGTTACAGAAAAAGGTTTTGCCGGACTTACCCGGATACTCATGGACATTGCCGGGACCTGCTGCGGGGGACGTCTTCTCCTGGTCCTGGAAGGCGGATATAACGTGACGGGGCAGAAGGAGTCAGTTCGGGCCGTGTTAAATGAACTTTCCGGGACAGACATCCTGGGCCAGGATTTTGCGCCTCCGGGCGAAGACCGGTCCTCTGTGATTATCAAGCGGGCCAAGGAGGTGCATAAGAAACACTGGGCTTGCCTCAGATAAAAATCGACCATAATAAGGATGATTATACTCGGAGGAGGTGTCCAATGACGACCAGATGCTTTTCCAAAAGAGCCAAGCCTGACAAGGGGCTTTAATCTTGTCAAAAATAGAACCCCCAAGATGGTGGTTTTAAAAACCAATAGGGAAAAAGAGGACTACCATTGGGCTGGCTGTACTTATGGATATTCTCTTCCAGTACAAGAAAAGCAGAAGAATTGAAGTGGGCCTGCATGGGCTTAGCCCGGAATGCCTAGCAGTAGCAAACGATCTTGGGCTTGAAAGGGTTATAAAGAGCTAACAGCCGCAAAAACGCCGGGTATATTACGCGACGTTCATCTCGCCATAACTAAAGGCGGGGAGTATTTTTTAAGGTCACATTAAAAATGGAGCGTTACGACCAGCGGCTGATAAAGGAAGTTTTGTGGAAGCTATTATCTAACCCGGCAACCGGCTTCCCACGGCGGCTTAGTCCGAAAATTCCGTGCAAGGCCTTATCCGTATCGCACCCTCGTTGATCTACAAATGCTGACTGGCTGTCGTAAAACATACAGCACGCCAGCTGCAAGCATTCTGGTCGCAGTATGCTGTGGCTGAACCAAAACAATCAAAATTGCCCTCGGTAAGTTGAACCGTCTTAATAAGGTCGGAGAGGGTAAGCCGTTCCATAGGGATATTAAACGCTTTTGCCTTCTTTATGGCTTCATTCCTGATCCTGGCTATTCCGGGAGCCTCTCTCTTACTTGCTGGAGCTTTAGCCGCTTGAGCCTTTACTGCTGTCTCTTTCGCAGTCTTTCCTGTCATTGTTTATCCTCCTTATTTTGATAGATACGTTATTGGTTAAGCTTATCGGCACTGGATTCCTGGGTTTTAATTAAACTTCCATTCCAATGGCCGGTATGCCAGCTAACACAAAAATCAAAAAGGCAAGTGTGGTGAGCGACGGACACCCCCCGTAAGACCTCAGAAATCCCGGAAGTCACTTTTATGTTCGTCATGCGCTTCTAGGGGAATGACCTCTTCCGGTTTGACTCTGCCGGGCCCCGCCTTGATTTTAGGGAGAGGCTTCTTAGGTCCCTCACGGGTAAGCTGCCTGACTTCGCCCCTGTTTTTTCCAAAACGCTGACTGATCCCGGCCAGCCTATTTTTGACAGATGATGCGTCATTTACTGCGGCTCCGCCTACTAAGGCCACCAGTTGACTGACAAAGTCCTTCATGTTCTCGGCCTGAGCATTAAGCTCTTCACTGGCCGAGGCATTTTCCTCAGCCGAGGCGGAATTGGCCTGTACTACCTTGTCCATCTCGGCCACAGCCGTACTGACCTGTCCAACACCCTGGGCCTGCTCCCGGGAGGCGGCCGCAATCTCACCGACCAGATCTTTCACCTTCCCGCTCTTCTCGGCTACCGCCTTAAACGCCTCGTTGGTCTTATTCACCAGCTCTGAACCGGCGCCTATCTTTTTTACCGTGCCTTCGATCAAGTTAGCGGTGTTTTTGGCTGCATCCGCCGCACGCATGGCCAGATTCCGAACCTCTTCGGCCACCACGGCGAAACCGGCTCCGGCCTCACCCGCACGCGCCGCCTCTACGGCCGCGTTTAACGCCAGCAGGTTGGTCTGGAAGGCAATCTCATCGATCGTCTTGACGATCTTGGATGTCTCCTCACTGGCTTGGGAGATCTCTTGCATGGAGGCGGTCAATTCAGTCATGGAATCATCGGCCTGCTCGATAACCTTTGCGGCCTCTCCCATCAGGCCGTTTGCCTGATTGGCGTTGTCCGCATTCTGTTTGGTCATGGAGGACATCTCCTCCATGGAGGAAGAGGTCTCTTCAAGGCCAGCCGCCTGCTCAGACGCTCCCTCGGCCAACTGCTGGCTGGCCGATGCTACCTGCGCAGAGGCGGCGCTCACCTGGTCAGATGCCTCACCGAGACCGTCGATTATGCCCCGCAAATGGCGATTTGTGGTCGAAGTGATAAAGACAGCCGCGCCTATACCTAACAGGAGAATGGTTCCGATGGTAATCAGCATAACTGTATTACTTCTGGAAGCGTCGGCGTCAGCCTCACCGGCTGCTTTAAGGGCTCCTTCTCTTGTATCTCTGACCATATCTGCTACTGCTTCCAAAGCTGCCCTTCCCTTACCACGCATCAAGGCATCCGCATCGGCCGCGGTTCCTCCACCTAAAAGAATGCCTTTGGCCTTTTCCCATGAATCAACTAGTTCTTTTTGTTCTTGATCAAATTTATTAAGCTCTTTTTTTTGGTTCTCATTCAACACTCCCTCTTTTTCGGCATTCTGCAATTTTTGCCTGTACTCGCTTACCTTGGCCCGGGCTTCTTCAAACTCTCCGATAGCCTTTTCCAGGTCTTTGGGGTTTTCGCGCCGAACAATGGCGTCCTTTGTGACCTTGATCTCTTCTGCGGTCCAGGACCGCATGCCAAAGGCCTCTAAGGCTGTCTCCAGGTCCTGGTGAATAACGTTGTTATACTCATTGGTTACGGAACGCATCTGGGTCACTGAGTAAAGGCCGGAGGCCAGCATCAAAAATAGGACGACCCCAAACCCCAGATAAAGCTTGGTCCCCAATTTCATGTTCTTAAACATAATTATTACCTCCATCTCAAGTTTGTAGTATTTTCTATGCTGCATTGTTTAAAAAATCGCCAAATTCTTTTCCACCCAGCACCTTATCGATATCCAGCAGTATCTTTACACCGCCTTCCATCTTGGCCATACCAAGGATGAAATCTGTATCCAGGTTGCCACTTAAGACCAGCGTGTCATCAATATCCTCACCTTTGATGTTTAAAACCTCCGATACCGAATCCACCACAATCCCCATCTGTACGTGGCGCAAGGCCTGGGTTACCTCTACCACAATGATGCAGGTTCGATCCGTGTAGTCGATCCGGGGCATCCTGAATCGGAGCCTGAGGTCAACCACCGGAATCACCTTGCCCCGCAGATTTATTACCCCCTGGACAAATTCCGGGGTCTCGGGCACAGTGGTGATCGGCATCATCCCGATGATCTCCCTGACCTTCAGAATGCTGATCCCGTATTCCCCGGCCAGAAAAAAGGTCAGATATTTTCCCTCCTTGTCAGACATAGACCTTACAGCCTGATCTATTATTTGAACCTGTTCACTCATTCTTTTACACCTCCCTTCATGATCTATTAAAATCTGAATGCCTGAGTATCTTGCCTAATACCGCCGCAACGTCCAGGAAGTCGCCGTCCGCATAGGTCAAAAACCGCGGCCGCAGACTATGTCCTTTCGCTATGGTATCTTCCTCCCGGTCCGGAAGAATAAGCATAATGCGAACATAACAAAGCAAATCGCAAATGGACAAAATCTGCGAAAGGTCTTCCCGGGTGGCAGCTAAAAGAACAGCCATGGTCACGTCGCCTACGGGCTGGCGAAGTCTTGCGGCAAGTTTTTTAATCGTTCCGTAAACCTCCAGTTCTGCCTTCGGAACCAACTCCTCGATCACCCTCTGCAGGCGCTGTCCGGCTCCATCCGTCACCGTTCCATAATAAACCAAGATCACTCTGGTCATCCCTCCTTTCCCCGTCTTAACAGGAAATCATGTTAAGCCCGGCAATCTTTTCATGCCTGCCGCAAAATAAAATCCGGCCTGAGCCGACCACTCCCCTTTGATCCTCTGCGCTGGGCAGTCGACACAGCCGGATTGAATAACTGATTGTTTAAAAACTCGAAAACTGATTAGGTTATAGGTGTGTGTGTGTGTGTGTGTGTGTGTGTGTGTGTGTGTGTGTGTGTGTGTGTGTGTGTGTGTGTGTGTGTGTGTGTGTGTGTGTGTGTGTGTGTGTGTGTGTGTGTGCAAACCACGTGCCAACTCACGATTCGCACTCATACTCTCACAGGCCATTCTTTTTAAATTATGAGTTACCAACATTCAACACAACTCGGCTATCTTGTTAAAGGTCTTCAACAAATACCCTGACGTTCGTCCAGTGCCTTATAAAAATATAAACTTTTTTCTGTTTATCGGCGGATAAAAAAAATCCATCAAGTGAAAATGTGAACAATCACATTAATCGTACACATTGGGCTAAATGAGCGAAAAGGATTAGCACCCCTCCCCGGATGAAGCCCCTGAAAACAGGGGCTTCATCCGGGTATTTGCTGCGTCCGCTGCCTTGCCTGCGATATATTTCTCTTGCCTTCCCCGGATAAATCATGCCAGAATTTTATTAAGATGACGCAGACGCCACAGATCTTTAAATGATATCTCTGTGTTCTTTGCGTCTCCGTCGAAGATCCGCCGGTATTTAGGCGGGCGGTGAAATTCTTGATAATACTTCTTTGAAAGAAAGGAGGTAGTGGTATATGAAAAAGATAGCCCTGTTTGCCTTTAGCGAGGATTTAGGCGTGTTCGCCCATATCATGATGAATGCCATAGACATGAAAAAGCAAGGATATGAGGCAAAAATAATAATCGAAACCAAGGCCACCCGGTTTGTAAAAGACCTGATGGATGA contains the following coding sequences:
- the nusA gene encoding transcription termination factor NusA; the encoded protein is MISELKHVIDQISKDKGINRAILIEALEEAIKSAAKKKYGQRRDLEVSFNEELGEMEVFQFREVVEKVTDEQTQIFLEEGRKLDAGCQIGDSLGTKMDTSGFGRIAAQAAKQVIIQRMKDAEQDVIYDDFRNRKGEIVNGIVQRFEKGNVIINLGRTDAVLPVEEQISRENYRRGDRVRTVIIDVRKHSAKEPQVVLSRTHPLFLSRLFEMEVPEISESIVQIMGVAREPGSRSKIAVVSNDSDVDPVGACVGMRGSRVQNVVQELKGERIDIVPWNADIAKYVCNALSPAEVTRVIMDESNKSMEVVVADDQLSLAIGKQGQNVRLAARLVGWKIDVKGESKYAKMMHEGYQSLIKIQGVGEGIADALFERGVTSVDELSNVTVEELLQLEGMTEQQAQEIIRAAREYASAHPAEEAVLKEEEGE
- a CDS encoding ribosome maturation factor RimP, which translates into the protein MIVSPEKVKRIIEEVTAIAEPLLDAEGMELVDIEYRKEQMGWVLRLFVDKEQGITLDDCTTISRELGNLLDVKDPVPHSYHLEISSPGLNRPLKKEKDLLRFRGKKIRIKTAHPIGDRKNFVGILSDYKDGTIYVRIDQELFAIPYKEVARANLEWEF
- a CDS encoding ATP-binding protein, coding for MFEDVIVDQNPHWTGRFYEEGIKRDILDKLKSYIDLPHIVSIVGVRRGGKSTLLKQLINHLLKDKAINPKNILFLNLETPYFSQYKDKVINLERIYEDYLKLTSPQGQIYCFLDEIQYFNEWQVFVKAHYEQKNIKFVITGSNSRLLSSELITLLSGRTIPLEVYPFSFKEFLRANGSDISDNILLLRKRHKIKSLWDEYLQYGGFPEIAFVGEKGAAREILSTYARNILYQDIAPRFKIKKIGDLDTLFFYLISNISALYSYNTLSKLFDLSDKTIKEYLRYFSDAYLLFTVDTFSFSVKKQIKSPKKIYTIDTGMASSISFRFSEKVGQLLENMVFLELMRQGQDVFYYQTENRLEVDFICREGKKTTGLIQVTKEIGEGRVRNREVRALQRAMEETNIKNGLIVTYEDEGEIKEGASVIHIIPAYKFFADIRSWIK
- a CDS encoding NUDIX hydrolase, translating into MPDQHKESKRETVKQISAGGVLFRESGGRIEIALIATRGGIVWGLPKGLVEEGENLARTAHREVEEETGLTGNIIKKIDSIHYWYSHKEEGRTTHYFKIVYFFLMKLTGGDTARHDHEVDEVRWFPIEEALKKATYPGEQDIIRKAGELLQ
- a CDS encoding histone deacetylase, with the protein product MSLASIKTGVVADNRYMEHDPGSYHVESPERLRAIYELFAEPDFKDKFVKVEPRQAGHEELSWNHSKGHIKRIAATAGKAVSHLDPDTRTSETSYDVALLAVGGVFSLIDALFDKKIANGFALVRPPGHHAEADQAMGFCLFNNIALGAHYLINRYGIKRILIVDWDIHHGNGTQHSFYDRPDVLYFSTHQFPYYPGTGNFSEAGSGAGEGYTMNIPLPGGQDEGEYMAIFQNILRPVALEYKPDIVLVSAGFDIYYKDPLGTMQVTEKGFAGLTRILMDIAGTCCGGRLLLVLEGGYNVTGQKESVRAVLNELSGTDILGQDFAPPGEDRSSVIIKRAKEVHKKHWACLR
- a CDS encoding methyl-accepting chemotaxis protein, encoding MQHRKYYKLEMEVIIMFKNMKLGTKLYLGFGVVLFLMLASGLYSVTQMRSVTNEYNNVIHQDLETALEAFGMRSWTAEEIKVTKDAIVRRENPKDLEKAIGEFEEARAKVSEYRQKLQNAEKEGVLNENQKKELNKFDQEQKELVDSWEKAKGILLGGGTAADADALMRGKGRAALEAVADMVRDTREGALKAAGEADADASRSNTVMLITIGTILLLGIGAAVFITSTTNRHLRGIIDGLGEASDQVSAASAQVASASQQLAEGASEQAAGLEETSSSMEEMSSMTKQNADNANQANGLMGEAAKVIEQADDSMTELTASMQEISQASEETSKIVKTIDEIAFQTNLLALNAAVEAARAGEAGAGFAVVAEEVRNLAMRAADAAKNTANLIEGTVKKIGAGSELVNKTNEAFKAVAEKSGKVKDLVGEIAAASREQAQGVGQVSTAVAEMDKVVQANSASAEENASASEELNAQAENMKDFVSQLVALVGGAAVNDASSVKNRLAGISQRFGKNRGEVRQLTREGPKKPLPKIKAGPGRVKPEEVIPLEAHDEHKSDFRDF
- a CDS encoding chemotaxis protein CheW, producing the protein MSEQVQIIDQAVRSMSDKEGKYLTFFLAGEYGISILKVREIIGMMPITTVPETPEFVQGVINLRGKVIPVVDLRLRFRMPRIDYTDRTCIIVVEVTQALRHVQMGIVVDSVSEVLNIKGEDIDDTLVLSGNLDTDFILGMAKMEGGVKILLDIDKVLGGKEFGDFLNNAA